A window of Elusimicrobiota bacterium contains these coding sequences:
- a CDS encoding tetratricopeptide repeat protein — protein MKRTLGRAGAALLLAWGVGYYWNRRPLSPEAARLLWERSLLLYEQGQYPSALSRARRLLRSDPKEPRYLKHEARLLHKLGRVEGELAAWQAFMSVSPAPQEACPDINRVYEKLDRAEESFEAYKICLAREPQNADLAFFVARGLAARSQYAEAEKAYRRILKEAPSYSDATLGIARIRLSQGRLAEAAALSDSVLKKNAANADGLLLRAQIALRRQDNKTAKESLVSAINASPDYADLYRILGRVYDAQGDEAGALKVYLKLVELEPDNASAHRRLSALRAR, from the coding sequence ATGAAGAGGACTCTGGGACGCGCCGGGGCGGCCCTTCTCCTGGCCTGGGGGGTTGGCTACTATTGGAACCGCCGCCCGCTCTCCCCGGAGGCCGCGCGGCTTCTTTGGGAGAGGAGCCTTCTTCTGTACGAGCAGGGCCAATACCCTTCCGCCTTGTCTCGCGCGCGCAGGCTGCTGCGCTCCGACCCCAAGGAGCCCCGCTACCTCAAGCACGAGGCGCGCCTCCTGCACAAGCTCGGCCGCGTCGAAGGCGAGCTTGCCGCGTGGCAGGCCTTTATGTCTGTCTCCCCGGCGCCCCAGGAGGCCTGCCCCGACATTAACCGCGTCTATGAGAAGCTCGATCGCGCGGAGGAATCCTTCGAGGCCTATAAGATTTGCCTCGCGCGAGAACCGCAGAACGCGGATCTCGCTTTCTTCGTGGCCCGGGGCCTTGCGGCGCGCTCGCAATACGCCGAGGCCGAGAAGGCCTACCGCCGGATACTCAAGGAGGCTCCCTCCTACTCGGACGCGACCTTGGGAATCGCGCGCATCCGCCTGTCCCAGGGGCGGCTGGCGGAGGCCGCGGCCTTGTCCGATTCGGTTCTCAAGAAAAACGCCGCCAACGCGGACGGGCTTCTCCTGCGCGCCCAGATCGCCTTGCGCCGGCAAGACAACAAGACGGCCAAGGAGAGCCTTGTTTCGGCGATCAATGCGAGTCCAGACTACGCCGACCTCTACCGGATATTGGGCCGGGTCTATGACGCTCAAGGCGACGAGGCGGGCGCCCTCAAGGTTTACTTAAAGCTCGTGGAGCTCGAGCCGGACAACGCCTCGGCCCACCGGCGCTTGAGCGCCTTGCGCGCTCGGTGA